Proteins encoded by one window of Anopheles maculipalpis chromosome 2RL, idAnoMacuDA_375_x, whole genome shotgun sequence:
- the LOC126556226 gene encoding partitioning defective 6 homolog beta: MSKSKTAHPKIDSDRVEIKSKFDAEFRRWSVKRSEQHSFEEFQSLIERLHKLDRSQLLVSYIDPRDNDLLPINNDDNFGRALTTARPLLRVIIQKKGDSIEERTGYGTIRPRNLISSILGQTPVKPKGLAISNPHDFRQVSAIIDVDIVPETCRRVRLLKHGSEKPLGFYIRDGTSVRVTANGLEKLPGIFISRLVPGGLAESTGLLAVNDEVLEVNGIEVLGKTLDQVTDMMVANSSNLIITVKPANQRTLAPPRRGSFSRNSQLSGGSHQSQHTTGSDENDQDDQDEVVDLIEAVTLEESNLISQKDGVLHL; encoded by the exons ATgtcgaaaagcaaaacagcacaTCCGAAAATCGATAGTGATCGTGTAGAAATTAAATCAAAG TTCGATGCGGAATTTCGGCGATGGTCCGTGAAACGGTCCGAGCAACATTCGTTTGAAGAGTTCCAGTCATTAATCGAACGGCTACACAAGCTCGACCGCTCCCAGCTACTCGTTTCCTACATCGATCCGCGGGACAACGATTTGCTACCGATCAACAATGACGACAACTTTGGCAGGGCCCTGACGACGGCACGACCCCTGCTGCGCGTAATCATACAGAAGAAAG GTGACAGTATCGAGGAACGAACGGGGTACGGTACGATTCGACCCAGAAATCTCATCAGTAGCATTCTCGGACAAACTCCGGTAAAACCGAAAGGCTTGGCGATATCGAATCCGCATGATTTCCGACAG GTATCCGCTATCATCGACGTCGATATCGTTCCGGAAACATGCCGCCGAGTACGTTTGCTGAAACATGGCAGTGAAAAACCGTTGGGATTCTACATTCG CGATGGTACATCGGTTCGTGTTACTGCTAATGGGCTGGAGAAGCTGCCCGGCATATTTATTTCTCGCCTCGTACCGGGTGGATTAGCCGAGAGTACGGGCCTGCTGGCAGTTAACGATGAGGTGCTGGAGGTAAACGGTATAGAGGTGCTAGGCAAAACGCTAGATCAAGTGACGGACATGATGGTGGCAAATAGCTCCAATCTAATCATCACGGTAAAACCTGCCAACCAGCGAACCCTGGCACCACCGAGGCGTGGATCATTCTCGCGCAATAGTCAGTTATCCGGTGGGTCGCACCAGTCGCAACATACGACGGGTTCGGACGAAAACGATCAGGATGACCAGGACGAGGTGGTGGACCTGATCGAAGCGGTCACGCTTGAGGAGAGCAATCTCATCTCTCAAAAGGATGGCGTGTTGCATTTGTAG
- the LOC126556188 gene encoding asparagine synthetase domain-containing protein CG17486, which yields MCGIFCYICFSNNSTEGDKTLQSCRNVLKNRGPNRESTLWYDSRVLFYGSVLWHQGESLCAQPIESDQTVLVFNGDVFQPRQDMNKSDTLWLLERIETCRNENELYHLFACLRGPYSVIFLRKEENRIYFARDAVGRNSLLFGKTHNGDILITSAGGNMPSSVVHELPPYGIYFIDLDKENERNPITLLPWTDDCPQLEQIFCDEIKFRPYVPINDQPVQTSSLQPNFTFHTLLTKESPMEGDIFDRVLRHTEVKNVCTQLLRTLRNSVSERIIHTRQYCKMCLQTQTTCTHAKVGVLFSGGIDCTILALLADEFVPANCPIELINVAFEKVNRSNVKPVQIDWNVPDRVTGKASLDELRRLRPNRTWHFVEVNVTRCELNEKRKNIANLVFPLRNVLDESLGAALWFASKGIGQKGGESYSSTCRVLLLGSGADELFGGYTRHKAAFERNSSSEDAYEKAYEALEAELNLDWKRLPSRNLARDDRVISDNGVTPRAPYLQEDFIAQVRSLKAYQRCFHPLGPGVGDKFMLRLCAYELGLTQACVLRKRALQFGSRIADRKQNASDRSTYLED from the exons ATGGATCTGTACTATGGCATCAGGGAGAATCGCTATGCGCACAACCTATCGAAAGCGATCAAACGGTGCTGGTATTCAATGGCGATGTGTTCCAGCCGAGGCAAGATATGAACAAGAGTGATACGCTATGGTTACTGGAAAGAATTGAAACCTGTCGGAACGAAAATGAGCTGTACCATCTGTTCGCTTGCTTGCGTGGTCCATATAGCGTTATTTTTctaaggaaagaagaaaatagaatTTATTTCGCTCGTGACGCTGTTGGCAGAAACTCCTTGCTGTTTGGAAAGACACACAATGGAGATATCCTCATTACAAGTGCTGGAG GAAATATGCCATCCAGTGTTGTTCACGAGCTTCCACCATACGGTATTTACTTTATCGATTTAGATAaagaaaatgaacgaaatccGATTACCCTGCTGCCATGGACAGATGATTGTCCCCAGCTTGAGCAGATTTTCTgcgatgaaattaaatttcggCCCTACGTTCCAATAAATGATCAGCCAGTACAAACGTCCAGCTTACAG CCCAATTTCACTTTTCATACTTTGTTAACAAAAGAATCACCGATGGAAGGAGATATATTTGATCGTGTCCTCAGGCATACAGAAGTTAAAAATGTCTGCACTCAACTGCTGCGTACCTTGCGCAATTCAGTCTCGGAGCGAATTATCCATACCCGACAGTACTGCAAAATGTGTTTACAAACGCAAACTACATGTACTCATGCAAAAGTCGGCGTATTATTTTCAGGAGGAATAGACTGTACAATTCTCGCTCTTTTAGCCGATGAATTCGTACCAGCAAACTGTCCAATCGAATTGATAAATGTCGCTTTTGAAAAGGTAAACCGTTCGAATGTGAAACCCGTACAAATTGACTGGAACGTACCGGATCGTGTGACTGGGAAGGCTTCGTTGGATGAGCTGCGTCGTTTAAGACCAAATCG GACATGGCATTTTGTAGAGGTAAATGTGACACGATGCGAATTgaacgagaagagaaaaaatatcGCTAATCTCGTGTTTCCTCTGCGGAATGTTTTGGACGAATCGTTGGGTGCTGCGCTGTGGTTTGCTTCGAAAGGTATTGGACAGAAAGGCGGAGAATCGTATAGCAGTACTTGTCGT GTGCTTTTGCTGGGATCAGGTGCCGACGAGCTGTTTGGTGGGTACACTAGACACAAAGCAGCATTTGAACGAAACAGCTCGTCGGAAGATGCATACGAAAAAGCGTATGAAGCACTGGAGGCTGAATTAAATTTAGATTGGAAACGCTTGCCCAGTAGAAACTTGGCACGGGATGATAGAGTTATTAGCGACAATGGCGTGACACCAAGAGCTCCTTATCTGCAGGAAGATTTCATCGCACAAGTTCGTTCATTAAAAGCTTACCAACGGTGTTTTCATCCTCTGGGGCCTGGGGTTGGTGACAAGTTTATGTTACGCTTATGTGCTTATGAACTTGGCTTAACTCAAGCATGCGTGCTACGGAAACGTGCTTTACAGTTTGGCTCTAGGATAGCAGATCGAAAGCAAAATGCCTCGGATCGTTCAACGTACTTGGAAGACTAA
- the LOC126556531 gene encoding serine/arginine-rich splicing factor 1A has translation MSHGRNECRIYVGNLPPDIRTKDIQDLFHKFGKVTFVDLKNRRGPPFAFVEFEDARDADDAVKARDGYDYDGYRLRVEFPRGGGPGSYRGSRQGNSDRSSRGDRGNRGPPARRSQFRVMVTGLPSSGSWQDLKDHMREAGDVCFADVYKDGTGVVEFLRHEDMKYAIKKLDDSRFRSHEGEVAYIHVREDSGNDEKRDYRDRYLSSNDSRSYSPRRRRGTPTYSPVKRSFSRSRSRSYN, from the exons ATGTCTCATGGCCGTAACGAGTGCCGTATCTATGTCGGTAATCTGCCACCCGACATCAGGACGAAGGATATACAGGATCTGTTCCACAAGTTCGGCAAAGTAACGTTCGTGGATCTGAAAAATCGCCGCGGGCCGCCATTTGCTTTTGTGGAGTTTGAGGATGCACG TGACGCTGACGATGCGGTCAAGGCACGCGACGGGTACGATTACGATGGCTATCGGTTAAGGGTCGAGTTCCCACGGGGTGGTGGTCCCGGTAGTTATCGTGGTAGCCGGCAAGGTAACAGTGACCGCAGCAGCAGAGGCGATCGTGGAAATCGTGGACCACCGGCACGCCGGTCACAGTTCCGCGTGATGGTAACTGGATTGCCATCGTCTGGATCGTGGCAAGACCTGAAGGATCATATGCGTGAGGCTGGCGATGTGTGCTTTGCTGATGTTTACAAGGATGGAACGGGTGTGGTAGAGTTTTTAAGGCACGAAGACATGAAGTACGCGATCAAAAAGCTTGACGATTCCCGTTTTCGTTCACACGAG GGCGAAGTTGCATACATTCATGTGCGGGAAGATTCTGGAAATGACGAAAAACGTGATTACAGGGACAGGTACTTATCGTCGAATGAtag CAGATCTTATTCACCGCGCCGTCGAAGAGGAACACCGACCTATTCACCAGTTAAGCGGAGCTTCTCGAGATCACGTTCCCGATCCTACAATTGA
- the LOC126556216 gene encoding peroxisome assembly protein 12 produces MAAKGAHITPNVEVKPSLFEVLAADSLNGTFYPAIKRVVDFLATVKPTVFGGLVRYYDEFYLLFNSLTQGYYIKHYGGSLAEIFYGLTRTSLRSKTFTTKDRNWSFLVLVLVPYIVRKLEKACERWKEDYENGKHIPANRKLLYHLLPYARACYESVKLINYVSYLANVTQTHSPSLQILRLGLTYLPEQEESWSFRDVLHGKVRVATMLSSALLRWLELSAFFLQFIEWWQTEANIGDLSKLPIPDAPEPDANAAKYANVCPICLQKHIIPTAVSVSGYVYCYRCIVTHLQSESRCPVTKYPATINDLIGIFTGDDD; encoded by the exons ATGGCGGCGAAAGGTGCACACATCACGCCGAATGTAGAAGTAAAACCTTCTTTGTTCGAAGTGTTAGCGGCAGATTCGCTGAATGGTACATTCTATCCTGCAATCAAACGCGTGGTCGAT TTTTTAGCCACGGTGAAACCTACAGTGTTTGGAGGACTCGTTCGTTATTATGACGAATTCTATTTGCTTTTCAACAGTCTCACACAAGGGTACTATATTAAACACTATGGTGGCTCGTTGGCGGAGATATTTTACGGACTTACGAGAACATCGTTGCGAAGCAAAACATTCACCACGAAGGATCGCAATTGGTCGTTCTTGGTGCTTGTTCTGGTGCCATACATCGTTCGCAAGCTAGAAAAAGCTTGTGAGCGATGGAAAGAGGATtatgaaaacggaaaacacaTTCCGGCCAATCGTAAGCTGCTGTACCATTTGCTACCGTACGCAAGGGCGTGCTACGAAAGTGTAAAGCTGATTAATTATGTGTCTTATCTGGCCAATGTTACCCAAACTCATTCTCCTTCGTTGCAAATTTTAAGACTAGGCTTAACGTACCTTCCAGAACAGGAAGAAAGTTGGTCGTTTAGGGATGTATTACACGGGAAAGTCAG AGTTGCTACAATGTTAAGTTCCGCGCTTTTGCGATGGTTGGAGTTGTCTGCATTTTTCCTCCAATTCATCGAATGGTGGCAAACGGAAGCGAATATTGGTGATCTCTCGAAGCTACCGATACCGGACGCTCCTGAACCGGATGCTAATGCGGCAAAGTACGCAAACGTGTGTCCAATTTGTCTACAAAAGCACATCATTCCTACGGCGGTATCCGTTTCTGG ATATGTTTATTGTTACCGTTGCATTGTTACCCATCTTCAGTCGGAAAGCAGATGTCCTGTTACTAAGTATCCTGCTACCATTAACGATTTAATCGGAATTTTTACCGGCGACGATGACTGA
- the LOC126556124 gene encoding transcription initiation factor TFIID subunit 7: MPDKPVKQDSKKDDGAELETQIIMRMPKEPAAALREAIQSGANNLKDRLFIRLENELRYGEVRFDHWLLHAKVVDLPTIIESLKTIDSKNFYKTADICQMMICKEEPEQQSAEEESPNKNKKKDPNKVDKKYLWPHGVTPPCKNIRKRRFRKTLKKKYVEAPEIEKEVKRLLRVDNEAVNVKWELITEDEDPNKPSPGSGTETGPPNKSPSKNTKKGDHNKDVGEHDIFGEEVSDSDEEDNPINKNIDIDESSRLSAEADDSRLSDSSSYQGTQQTERNPALEFNKSMFSGAGSSGSGYRAARRADTGATTSSAGGSKSMSFFQGDNSRLDSDNDSSDMPHGGYGNSQNSNANSATASTNNNARIYELQRQISDLKTQRNQKEQEIRTIENQTLRQRLQDKLDSLLMEIHDKEKEIHDLQSGEKYNLD; this comes from the exons ATGCCTGATAAACCCGTAAAACAAGATAGCAAAAAGGACGATGGAGCGGAACTGGAAACGCAGATTATCATGCGTATGCCGAAG GAACCAGCTGCTGCTCTACGCGAAGCGATACAAAGCGGTGCCAATAATCTGAAGGACCGACTTTTCATACGTTTGGAGAACGAGCTGCGATATGGCGAAGTTCGGTTCGATCATTGGTTGCTGCATGCGAAGGTTGTTGATCTTCCCACGATAATCGAATCGTTGAAAACAATCGACTCGAAGAACTTCTACAAAACTGCGGACATATGCCAGATG ATGATTTGCAAGGAGGAACCCGAGCAACAGTCAGCCGAAGAGGAAtcgccaaacaaaaacaagaaaaaggacCCAAACAAGGTGGACAAAAAGTACCTGTGGCCGCACGGTGTAACGCCGCCCTGCAAGAACATAAGAAAGCGTCGTTTCCGTAAAACTCTCAAGAAGAAGTACGTCGAAGCAccagagatagagaaagaggtTAAACGTTTGCTGCGCGTCGATAATGAAGCGGTCAATGTAAAGTGGGAACTGATCACCGAGGACGAAGATCCGAACAAACCGTCGCCGGGATCGGGCACAGAGACGGGACCACCCAACAAGAGTCCAtcgaaaaacacgaaaaaaggcGATCACAACAAAGACGTGGGAGAGCACGATATCTTCGGTGAGGAAGTTTCCGACTCGGATGAGGAAGATAATCCGATCAACAAAAATATCGACATCGATGAGAGTAGCAGATTATCGGCGGAAGCCGATGATAGCCGCTTGTCGGATTCTAGCTCGTACCAAGGCACACAGCAGACCGAAAGAAACCCTGCGCTGGAATTTAACAAAAGCATGTTTAGTGGCGCTGGTTCGAGTGGCAGTGGGTACCGGGCAGCACGAAGGGCCGACACGGGTGCTACTACTAGCAGTGCCGGAGGATCGAAATCTATGTCATTCTTTCAGGGTGACAATTCACGGTTGGATTCCGATAATGATTCGTCCGATATGCCGCACGGCGGTTATGGAAATAGTCAGAACAGTAATGCCAATAGTGCCACTGCCAGTACGAATAATAACGCACGCATTTACGAGCTGCAGCGTCAGATTAGCGATCTGAAGACGCAGCGCAATCAAAAGGAGCAGGAAATTCGCACGATCGAAAATCAAACTTTGCGCCAGCGTTTGCAGGACAAGCTGGACAGCTTGCTGATGGAAATTCACGACAAGGAAAAGGAG ATTCACGATCTTCAATCGggagaaaaatataatttggACTAA